In the Silvanigrella aquatica genome, TGATTTTTGCAAAGGAAGTTCAATCATTTTTTATAAATCCATTTTCTTGAAGAAGCGTTTCTCCAAATTGTAAATAATGTTTCTAGCGCATTATATGTTTGTACAGGTTCTAAAATTGCGAAATTGATTCTCATAAAATTATTTTCATGATGAAGAGGGTAAAATAATTTACCAGGAGCAATAAATATTTTTTTTTCCAAAGCCCGTTCCTCAATGACAGATAAATTTTCACCAGGAGGAAATTCAAACCATAAAAACATTCCTGCTTCGGGATGATTCCATTTAGAACCTTGTGGGGCCATTTTTTTTAACATAGAAATTAATGTATCGCGTTTCGAGCGAAAACTTTCTTTTAATTTTTGAATCGATTTTTTCATAGTGCCACGAATAATCATTTCATAAATAATTTGTTGGTCTAATATGGAAGATGACATATCTTGCATAACTTTAGAAAGTAATAATTGTTGAATAATGTCTTCATGAGCAGCAATATACCCCACGCGAATACCAGAACCAAAGATTTTAGAGTAGGAAGAAACGTATAATGTTGTATTAAATCCATCCATAGCACAGAGCAGTGGGGGAATAAAATCGTCAAAGTTTAATCCTTTATAAATATCCATTTCAATAATCACAGCATTGATTTCTTTTGCAAGATTCAAAAGTTCATGCCTCTCTATTGAACTTAGTATCCCAGAAGTTGGATTGTGGCAATTGGAATATATAATCATGATTTTAGGTTTTTTAGATCGAATTTCAAACTTTTTTTCATCATTTAATATTATTTTATCTGAGGTTCTTTCTAGGTTTATGATATTTAATTTTTTGTATTTAATGCAATTAAAAAGGATATCAATATTTGGAACCTCTAATAAAACAGAATCCTTTTTTTGCAAATAATAATCTAACAATATATTTAAAGCATGGAGGGCTCCATTGCATATTAAAATTTGTTTAGAATTCGCGATGGGCATTCCTTTTTGTTCGAGTTCAAAAGCGATGGCCTCTCTTAAATTAAGATAACCTTGACCATGTGGGTATTGAAAAATGAGAGAAGAATTTGAAAATATATTTCTTGAAATACCTCGTAATTCTTCCAGAATTCCTATATTCTTGGGTAAATCTCCACTTCCTAAATAAGTGACATTTTCTTCTCTATTTGAAAAGAGGGGAAAAATGGGAGAGTTTTGATTTTTTGTTTTGTCTTTATTCTCAAATTTGTTTTCTAATTTGTGATTTTGAATAAAAGTTTCTTTTCTTTTGGGTTTGAATGTCACATAATAACCACTTCCTTGCTTTGCCCGAATGTAATCCGCATCGCTTAATCTGTTGTAGGCTGTAATCACACCAATTTTATTTATTTGCAGTTGCGCTGAAAGATCGCGAATACTAGGCAATTTTGTTCCAACTAAAAGTGTACCGGTCTGAATGGCATGTATGTACTGGTCAACAATTTGTTCAGATATGGGTATTTTCATATTTTTATCAATTTTAATTTTTTGAAAACCAGCCATTTTACAGAGTCCTTACAGATATTTTATTTTTTCATATGACAAAGAGAAGCATTCCTTTTGTAGCATTCTTGTGTCAATTTATCCAGTACAGTTGCAAAAAAGACATCGGTACAGTTTTTCTTACATAGTGAATTCTGTATCTATAATTTTCTTTGCTAAGGGTTTATTTTTTAATAAAGCGTATAGGGCTTTTCATTTAAGAAGTTTTTATTTTAAAAAGAAGAGGTAATTTATGAAAAATTTTAATTTACACGATGTCCATTCTGTTTACTTAAAAAATCATGTAAGAGGAAGTGAAAATTGGGAACGGATTGAAGGAGTCCATGATGCGCAGGCTCGTATCAATCAGCCTTCATCGTATTCATTGCAAAAAAAGAGAATCCTGCAAAATGCTTTAGGAAAAGAAGGTTTGCCAGGAGCTGTTCGTAAAATTGTACGCCTTTTTAAATAAAAAACATATATAAATCGGAATTTTTTTTGTCATGTTTATTTGCTCTATTCTTTTTAATATAAAATATAATTAACTTCTTATTTATTATTTTTCTAATTATCCTCATATATTAAATCTTTTGTGTAAAATAAAAAATTTTTAATTTTACACAAATTTTAATTTTTATTGACATCCTAATTATTTATAATATATAAAATAATTCAAAATCATAACCATTTATTAAATTCTTTATTTTAGAATTTAATTTTTAAAATTAAATAAGGAGAAAATTTGTGAATAAATATATTTTATTTATTTTTATTCAGTTTTTTATTGGATTTTTTGCTAATTCATTCGAGGTTTTAAAAAACTCTGAATTAAATAATCAAATGGCAGAAAAATCTAAAATTCGTGTCGATCTTCTTCCTGGAGCTGGATATGCCATGTGGATTTGTGGAGCCAATGGAGCTGATTGCTCATCTACTTTTATTATTGGAAACGGTGCGGAAATAGAAGTGGTAAAGGGAGATATTTTCCATGTTTCGATAGCTGCTCTCCCTAGAATATGTGATTTTTATAAGGTTAATCAAAGTAACAGTTTTGCTGTCCTTACATACTGGGGAACTGTATTTAATCCTTATTCAAATGTTTATGGAAATGATACGGTAGAATTTATTAAAAGAGAAACAACTTATAATTTGAGTACAGGATGCGCTGGTTTACAAGGAAAAATAAATGAAAAAAAATAATGAAAATAAAAAGTTTAAATACACAAATTCACGAAGAAATTTTATTTCAAATTTTGGTAAATTTGCTTTTATCTCCACAGCAATTTCTTCGTTACCTTTACTAAAAAAAAGTTTTGCAGGTACATCGAATTTGCCTCAGTTGCCAAATTTTCCAAGTAATATAGAAATAAAAGCTCTGGAATATAAAAACTGGTCATTTGAAATTCAAATCCCCTCAATATGGACTTGCCTCCCTAAAAATACAAATGAACTTTTAGCAGTGATCAATTGGGCTCACCAAAATAATTTTAAAGTCAGACCAAAAGGTAAGATGCACAATTGGGCTCCCTTCACG is a window encoding:
- a CDS encoding PLP-dependent aminotransferase family protein, translating into MAGFQKIKIDKNMKIPISEQIVDQYIHAIQTGTLLVGTKLPSIRDLSAQLQINKIGVITAYNRLSDADYIRAKQGSGYYVTFKPKRKETFIQNHKLENKFENKDKTKNQNSPIFPLFSNREENVTYLGSGDLPKNIGILEELRGISRNIFSNSSLIFQYPHGQGYLNLREAIAFELEQKGMPIANSKQILICNGALHALNILLDYYLQKKDSVLLEVPNIDILFNCIKYKKLNIINLERTSDKIILNDEKKFEIRSKKPKIMIIYSNCHNPTSGILSSIERHELLNLAKEINAVIIEMDIYKGLNFDDFIPPLLCAMDGFNTTLYVSSYSKIFGSGIRVGYIAAHEDIIQQLLLSKVMQDMSSSILDQQIIYEMIIRGTMKKSIQKLKESFRSKRDTLISMLKKMAPQGSKWNHPEAGMFLWFEFPPGENLSVIEERALEKKIFIAPGKLFYPLHHENNFMRINFAILEPVQTYNALETLFTIWRNASSRKWIYKK